The following are from one region of the Sandaracinus amylolyticus genome:
- a CDS encoding SDR family NAD(P)-dependent oxidoreductase produces the protein MDTYQKVRTYEGKVPVLGHRSGGNSMSTMTNDRKRTLAIFGAGTGLGASVAARFGREGYRVALVARRAGPLEERAAQLARLGVEAIAFPADLTNLDGIPALVRSIEDELGGIDVAIYAPVTPEVGFVPAVELDAAKLRPLAELLTFAPIEVAHAVLPGMLARGDGAIVLGGGLTAVHAMPGMSGVGPAMAAARNYIFTLNAEVGPKGVYAGTVTIGALIERSAGHRAMTAGGAPLDARFPVIDPDAIADEIWTLVTKRERVEVVLPQMPAA, from the coding sequence GTGGATACTTACCAGAAGGTACGTACTTACGAAGGGAAAGTGCCAGTGTTAGGCCATCGCTCAGGAGGCAACTCGATGAGCACGATGACCAACGACAGGAAGAGGACGCTCGCGATCTTCGGTGCCGGGACCGGGCTCGGCGCGTCCGTCGCGGCACGGTTCGGACGCGAGGGGTACCGCGTGGCGCTGGTCGCGCGCCGCGCGGGTCCGCTCGAGGAGCGCGCCGCACAGCTCGCGCGCCTCGGCGTCGAGGCGATCGCGTTCCCGGCCGATCTCACGAACCTCGACGGCATCCCGGCGCTCGTGCGTTCGATCGAGGACGAGCTCGGGGGCATCGACGTCGCGATCTACGCGCCCGTGACGCCGGAGGTCGGGTTCGTGCCCGCGGTGGAGCTCGACGCCGCGAAGCTCCGACCGCTCGCCGAGCTGCTCACGTTCGCGCCGATCGAGGTCGCCCACGCCGTCCTTCCCGGAATGCTCGCCCGAGGCGACGGCGCGATCGTGCTCGGCGGCGGTCTCACCGCCGTGCACGCGATGCCGGGGATGAGCGGCGTGGGGCCCGCGATGGCGGCGGCGCGCAACTACATCTTCACGCTGAACGCCGAGGTCGGGCCGAAGGGCGTCTACGCGGGCACGGTCACGATCGGCGCGCTGATCGAGCGCTCGGCCGGGCACCGCGCGATGACCGCCGGCGGCGCACCGCTCGACGCGAGGTTCCCGGTCATCGATCCCGATGCGATCGCCGACGAGATCTGGACGCTCGTGACGAAGCGCGAGCGTGTGGAGGTGGTGCTGCCGCAGATGCCGGCGGCGTGA
- a CDS encoding AraC family transcriptional regulator, translating to MSRRLTELLELIDRFTGGDGEHPTAIDELTFFRQSAPSTAVPVLYQPSLCVIAQGTKRMRLGEEVLDYDPAHFLIVSADVPMMGEVTRASPRAPYLALRIGLDTSMVAELVAASDRREAARTPLARAVAVSPMEPALVDVLTRLVSLLETPDDQPVLAPLALREITYRLLAGPQGPRLRQIAARDGQARRIVRALSWLQENFAAPLRIDALAREVGMSASALHHYFKSVTAMSPLQYQKRLRLHEARRLMVGEGLSATDASFRVGYESPSQFSREYRRLFGAPPQRDIAALRDDLSSPDAA from the coding sequence ATGTCGCGGCGACTGACCGAGCTGCTGGAGCTGATCGACCGGTTCACCGGCGGCGACGGCGAGCACCCGACCGCGATCGACGAGCTGACCTTCTTCCGCCAGTCGGCCCCGTCGACGGCGGTGCCGGTCCTCTACCAGCCCTCCCTCTGCGTCATTGCGCAGGGCACCAAGCGGATGCGGCTCGGCGAGGAGGTCCTCGACTACGACCCCGCGCACTTCCTCATCGTCTCCGCCGACGTGCCGATGATGGGCGAGGTGACTCGTGCCTCGCCGCGAGCGCCGTATCTCGCGCTCCGGATCGGCCTCGACACGTCGATGGTCGCCGAGCTGGTCGCCGCGTCGGACCGGCGCGAGGCGGCGCGCACACCGCTCGCGCGCGCGGTCGCGGTGAGCCCGATGGAGCCCGCGCTCGTCGACGTCCTCACGCGTCTGGTCTCGCTGCTCGAGACCCCCGACGATCAGCCGGTGCTCGCGCCGCTCGCGCTGCGCGAGATCACCTATCGACTGCTCGCAGGGCCGCAGGGCCCGCGGCTCCGCCAGATCGCCGCGCGCGACGGACAGGCGCGCCGCATCGTGCGCGCACTCTCCTGGCTGCAGGAGAACTTCGCGGCGCCGCTCCGCATCGACGCCCTGGCCCGAGAGGTCGGCATGAGCGCGTCGGCGCTGCACCACTACTTCAAGAGCGTCACCGCGATGAGCCCGCTGCAGTACCAGAAGCGCCTGCGGCTCCACGAGGCGCGACGGCTCATGGTGGGCGAAGGCCTGAGCGCCACCGACGCTTCGTTCCGCGTCGGCTACGAGAGCCCGTCGCAGTTCAGCCGCGAGTACCGCCGTCTCTTCGGTGCCCCGCCCCAGCGCGACATCGCCGCGCTCCGCGACGATCTGTCGTCGCCCGACGCAGCGTGA
- a CDS encoding winged helix-turn-helix transcriptional regulator translates to MAKTRDLLGEAYAQDCPGRSILDHVMSRWGVLVFLALHDQTLRFSELRRVIGGVSEKMLAQTLRTLEEDGFVLRRDFAEVPPRVEYSLTPMGRRLAKHVAALGTWISENTAEVLAAREKHRRQPSAQSRRASTRAQG, encoded by the coding sequence ATGGCCAAGACGCGTGACTTGCTCGGCGAGGCGTACGCACAGGACTGCCCCGGCCGATCGATCCTCGATCACGTGATGTCGCGCTGGGGCGTCCTGGTCTTTCTCGCGCTCCACGACCAGACGCTCCGCTTCAGCGAGCTGCGCCGGGTCATCGGCGGCGTCAGCGAGAAGATGCTGGCGCAGACGCTACGGACGCTCGAAGAGGACGGCTTCGTGCTCCGGCGTGACTTCGCCGAGGTTCCTCCGCGTGTCGAGTACTCGCTCACGCCGATGGGCCGTCGACTCGCCAAGCACGTCGCCGCGCTCGGCACGTGGATCTCCGAGAACACCGCGGAGGTGCTCGCAGCCCGCGAGAAACACCGCCGCCAGCCCAGCGCCCAGTCGAGGCGAGCCTCGACTCGGGCACAGGGCTAG
- a CDS encoding DoxX family protein, which yields MSDRIRRYAPHAARILLGLLFFVFGLNGFLQFIPQPPPPPEAGAFLGGLAAAGYMFPLIKGTEVVAGALLLTNRFVPLALVLLAPIVVNIVFFHAVLAPDGIGMVLFILALEVGLAFAYRSAFREVLALDAKPTPQPAANGEQERRAVATA from the coding sequence ATGAGCGATCGCATCCGCCGCTACGCCCCGCACGCCGCGCGCATCCTGCTCGGCCTGCTCTTCTTCGTGTTCGGCCTGAACGGCTTCCTGCAGTTCATCCCGCAGCCTCCGCCTCCGCCCGAGGCCGGCGCGTTCCTCGGTGGCCTGGCTGCCGCGGGCTACATGTTCCCGCTGATCAAGGGCACGGAGGTCGTCGCGGGCGCGCTGCTGCTCACGAACCGCTTCGTCCCGCTGGCGCTGGTGCTGCTCGCGCCGATCGTCGTGAACATCGTGTTCTTCCACGCGGTGCTCGCGCCCGATGGAATCGGCATGGTGCTGTTCATCCTCGCGCTCGAGGTGGGCCTCGCGTTCGCGTACCGCAGCGCGTTCCGTGAGGTGCTCGCGCTCGACGCGAAGCCGACCCCGCAGCCCGCGGCGAACGGCGAGCAGGAGCGCCGCGCGGTCGCGACGGCGTGA
- a CDS encoding RNA polymerase sigma factor, whose protein sequence is MKPDVSSPRTIDDTDGAVVAQVLAGDAARFEALMRRHNQRVFRTARAILRSEAEAEDAAQQAWLSAYTHLAQWDGRARFSTWLTRIVAREALHRLRGRGHDHLELVEDRASPSMPSPEDETTRAEVRAMLEREIDALPEAFRTVLVLRDLEELSSAEVGEVLGLTEEAVRVRLHRARRALRAGIEERLETSARELFPFLGERCDRICASVMRAIVRA, encoded by the coding sequence ATGAAGCCCGACGTGTCCTCTCCCCGCACCATCGACGACACCGACGGCGCGGTCGTCGCGCAGGTCCTCGCGGGTGACGCCGCGCGCTTCGAGGCGCTGATGCGACGCCACAACCAGCGCGTGTTCCGCACCGCACGCGCGATCCTGCGCAGCGAGGCGGAGGCCGAGGACGCGGCACAACAGGCGTGGCTCTCGGCGTACACCCACCTCGCGCAGTGGGATGGCCGCGCGCGCTTCTCGACGTGGCTCACCCGCATCGTCGCGCGCGAGGCGCTGCACCGGCTGCGCGGACGAGGCCACGATCACCTCGAGCTGGTCGAGGATCGCGCGTCGCCCTCGATGCCGAGCCCCGAGGACGAGACCACCCGCGCCGAGGTGCGCGCGATGCTCGAGCGCGAGATCGACGCGCTCCCCGAGGCGTTCCGCACCGTGCTCGTGCTGCGCGACCTCGAGGAGCTCTCGAGCGCCGAAGTGGGCGAGGTGCTCGGCCTCACCGAAGAGGCAGTGCGCGTCCGGCTGCACCGGGCGCGACGCGCGCTGCGGGCCGGCATCGAGGAGCGGCTCGAGACGAGCGCGCGCGAGCTCTTCCCGTTCCTCGGCGAGCGCTGCGATCGCATCTGCGCGTCCGTGATGCGCGCGATCGTGAGAGCATGA
- a CDS encoding NAD(P)-dependent alcohol dehydrogenase — MSTKAYAARSSSSPLAPFTIERRSLGPSDVEITILHCGVCHSDLHQARNEWSNTIYPCVPGHEIVGRVAHVGKDVTRFAEGDLAAVGCMVDSCRKCASCERGLEQYCVELPTFTYNGRDERGSGPTFGGYAQSIVVDEAFTLRLPSDASLAATAPLLCAGITTYSPLRHWNVGPGTQVGVVGLGGLGHMGVKLARALGAHVVLLTTSPRKVEDGLRLGAHEVVVSTDANAMAKHRGRLDFVLDTVSAAHDVDALLSLLRLDGTLALVGAPDRPLSVAPFGIMLPRRQLAGSGIGGIAETQEMLDFCATHGITADVETIAIQQINEAYERLLRGDVRYRFVIDMASLA; from the coding sequence ATGTCCACGAAGGCCTACGCGGCTCGGAGCTCCAGCTCTCCGCTCGCACCGTTCACGATCGAGCGGCGGAGTCTGGGGCCGTCCGATGTCGAGATCACGATCCTCCACTGCGGTGTCTGCCACTCCGATCTGCACCAGGCGCGGAACGAGTGGTCGAACACCATCTACCCGTGCGTGCCCGGCCACGAGATCGTCGGGCGTGTCGCCCACGTCGGAAAGGACGTGACGAGGTTCGCGGAAGGCGACCTCGCCGCCGTCGGCTGCATGGTCGACTCCTGCCGCAAGTGCGCGAGCTGCGAGCGGGGGCTCGAGCAGTACTGCGTCGAGCTCCCGACCTTCACGTACAACGGTCGCGACGAGCGCGGCAGCGGGCCGACCTTCGGCGGCTACGCGCAGTCGATCGTCGTCGACGAGGCGTTCACGCTGCGGCTCCCCAGCGACGCGAGCCTCGCCGCGACCGCGCCGCTGCTCTGCGCCGGGATCACCACCTACTCGCCGCTGCGTCACTGGAACGTCGGGCCGGGAACGCAGGTCGGCGTCGTGGGCCTGGGCGGGCTCGGTCACATGGGCGTCAAGCTCGCGCGTGCCCTCGGCGCGCACGTCGTGCTGCTCACCACCTCGCCGAGGAAGGTCGAGGACGGCCTGCGACTGGGCGCCCACGAGGTCGTGGTCTCGACCGACGCGAACGCGATGGCGAAGCACCGAGGGAGGCTCGACTTCGTGCTCGACACGGTGTCCGCGGCCCACGACGTCGACGCGCTCCTCTCGCTGCTGAGGCTCGACGGAACGCTGGCGCTGGTGGGCGCACCGGACCGGCCGCTCTCGGTGGCGCCGTTCGGGATCATGCTGCCGCGGCGTCAGCTCGCGGGCTCGGGGATCGGCGGCATCGCCGAGACCCAGGAGATGCTCGACTTCTGCGCGACCCACGGGATCACCGCGGACGTGGAGACGATCGCGATCCAGCAGATCAACGAGGCCTACGAGCGCCTGCTCCGGGGCGACGTGCGCTACCGGTTCGTGATCGACATGGCGTCGCTGGCGTAG